Within Triticum dicoccoides isolate Atlit2015 ecotype Zavitan chromosome 1B, WEW_v2.0, whole genome shotgun sequence, the genomic segment AGTTTTATAGGGACAACAGTATGCACTCTTACATCGAATCACATACAATCGAGGAAAAGTATATATGTGTGATTGTATGCTCATCGTACATGTTCTATAatcgtgaactgtttgtgatgagttgcacatcataaacgtagcaccacaaaATACCGATtgtgatggcaatgcaagcacaaacgagtagcaaggatggagcGTTTGAGATATCCGAGATATCAGAAACGgttttatagggacaactgtatgcatcatggCTCCTTATCCCCAACGATTTTTGGATCATGTGGGAATGACCCCCTATACCCACACTCGCCTTGCGACGGTTTAAAATGCcgccgcggaaaggggttaaaaaccatttataTGGCAGTTCGATGTATCCGTGCTGGAAGCATCGGGAAGAGGCCAAAAAATATACGAGTGGGCCACGGGCACACCGTATGAGCTTGTGGGTCCCTCGTAGGTCGTATATGGAATAACTGCTCTTGCGTGAAGGGATTTCGCTATTGCGTACGAATCAGGCCGACCCATTTTCTTCTCCTCCCTCGCTCGCTCAGATCGATCGCTCTCTCGCTATTAGCCGCTCCTGCACTTGCTTGGTCCGGTTTTATTCCCCTTTttcattcttttctttttcttcccttTTCTCTTCTTTGGTTTTTGTTTACTTGTTTTATTCAGTTCtctatttttctttgtttcttcatcAGCCTTTTCATTTTTACACGGTTATttgctttctttttattttttgtttctttgtttcttttccggttttcattgttttttctgtttttctttatttttattggttttcattctacattttttgtAAACGTCGAAAACATTTTTCTAGTACACGTTTAACTACTGGTTAACATTTCTTTAATACACAGGTAACATTTTTTCTGTACacatttttaacatttttcaaatgcccgATTAACTTTTTTTAATACATCGACAACATTTTTTCTATGCGAATTTTAACATTTTCAAAAGCTTGACTAAAAATTAAATAcaatattaacattttttaatacatgatcaatattttctgtacacatttaatatttttcaaatgcttgattcacATTTTTTCTAAATGCAAGATAAAcactttttgaatacatggtcaatttttttctatacacattaatttttttaaaatattttgattaacatttttatatacatttttaaaaatgttttattaaccttttttaaatacatgatcacatTTTTTCGTACACATTGTATTTTTTTTGTattacatgagaaacattttctctatacacatttaactttTTCAAATACTTGCTAAACATTTTTTTTGTAAAGTGTTTTTAAAATATATTTACTTAGAACATTTGGAATTTGGAAATaataaagaaaggaaaataaaaaatcaaaaaatatgaatAAAAAAACATAAAAAGTCCGAGGCTGTGGCCTCCCGCAAGCTGGGCTGACGCGAGGAGTTCCCTACATCTCGTCATAGGGGCCCATACGAGATGAGGTTAGGTTTCCGAACTTCGTCACTCGTCAGGGACGGTACCTGTTTCTTACGGCGACGATGCTCTCTCTTCTTTACGTCACCCAGGCGAGAAAACGGAACCGTATATTTCTTCAGGAAAGGAAAGAAAACGGATGTATAGTTCCTTCATCCTGTGATGGATGTCTTGAGGCGGAAGTAGAAATCGAAGAACTCTTTATTAatcccgagcaaatccaccaagaagaagaaggaaaatcaCCATAAACCCTCGCGTCCGAATAACCACCCCCATTCAACCCCCACCACCGTGCCGGGCAAGCAGAAGCAGCCGCACGGCGTGATggcgccggagccggagccggaggacgGGAGGGAGCTCTACGCGCTGCTGCACCTCTCGCCGGAATCCTCCGACGAGGAAATCCGCAGGGCATACCGCCAGTTCGCGCAAATCTACCACCCCGACAAGTACCAGGACGCCCAGGTTACCCTCCCGCCCCCTCTCTCTCCGTGCTGCCGCTGAGATTCGATTGGTGGGAACCAATTGGCTACTGTCCAGCGGTGGTGGTGACATTGCGGTAGCTTGCGGTACGATGTGGTGGGGCAAAAATTGTGTAGGAATTTGATTGTCTTGATTTTAGGTCGTTAGGCAGTTGGTTTCCACTGGTTTGATCCAGAGCTGTCGTGTGCTTGAATTACGCATTGGTTGGTTCGGACAGACATTGCTGTTGCTGTGCTATAGTTTGTACTCccacgtctcataatataagaacgtttttaagctgtttgaaaaacgttcttatattatgggactgagGGTGTAGTGATTTCTCCTTCTTCACCGAGAGACAGAGATCAAAGGGAAGGGTTGGTCAATGTCTGTGGCTATATGCTAATTCCCGTGGTATGGGTTTATTCCTTCATCATGTATCAATCATATTGCATCCGAGGAGATTATTAGGAAAATTATAATGTCATAAGAAGAGGCTGGGTAATGCTGAGTCAACTGCGCATGCCTGGGTGAATAAAACCTACATTTCGTGCTGGTCAGTCTGGAACAGGACAGATCTTCGTTCGTTATGTGGTAACAACCTGTCTTGCGTATTTTGATTGGATGTTGGAGAGGTGACAACCTGTCATGGTGTTACCTCATTCCGTAGAAACACAAGCATGAGCATCCTGCTAATTATATTTTGATCAGACCCAAAACTTATCCTGTAAATATCAGTTTGGCAAAAGAAAATGTTCTTTGACGAATGGAAATTAGAGAAGGGACATGCTGTTACATGTTCTTTTTGTAATGCAACTTTATATTAAATTTGTTAAGATTAAAATTTCTGACGACGGTAGTTAGGCTTGCACTTTTGCTATCTGCATTTTGCTGAATAACTCATCTGCGACAGTTTGCGTTCCTGAATTCTTCTGACCTGACTAGCATCTTCTTTTGTTGTCTTCTCTGCTTGTATAGATGAAGGATGTAGCAACTGAAAACTTCCAACGGATACGTGATGCATATGAGATACTATCGGATGAGAACAAAAGACAGATCTATGATATTTATGGCATGGAAGGTTTAAATTCTGGTCTGGAACTTGGTCCCAAGTTAAATAAACCCGAAGAAATCAAACGACAGTTGGAAGAGCTGCGACGGCGTAAGGAGGAAGAGAAACTTTTCGTTCATGCTCGATCCACTGGATCAATCCTAGCTAATATCTCAGTGCCACAATATTTAGATGGTGACGGCATCATGGGAGGGTACAGAGTATTTTCCATTTTACTATGATATGCCCTCTGTTCTCATATATGCGGTGCGAGGTTCCTATCATAATTTAGAAGCCATTTTCTGTTTAGTTCTTGGTTATTGCCATCTTGTAAATTCTTTAACTTCAGTAACTTGGTAATCATAGGCTTCATCTGTTAATTTTTATTTTGTTGATATAATCATTTTGTGCTGTTTCACATTCTTTGACATGTTTGTTGGTGATGGAACATACTTTAACTGTATATATACCTTTAGCAGACAGAAGTCCTGGCCTTTGTATATCTGAAAAGGGATTATACAGAATGATAGACCTTTACTTGCAGAAAACTTACATTCATTCGTCATTGATCATCATTATTACCTTTCCGTTTTATTTACTTTTCATCCAATTCTGAGTTCTTAGACATCTTGTTTTAGAGTTAAAAATCTAATAAACACAGTAACCTCTTGACGTAGATATTGTCCATCAATACTTAGATGTCATATTAACTTCTGTATTTCTCATATTCTTCAGCATTAATAATTCACTTTTTTTATTTCAAAATTGCTAGAATGGGAATGTCTAGTGAAATTGAGCTGCCAGTATCCAAGCAAAACACTGTCACTGTTGGTGGAAATTTGGTCGTCAATGGTACGACTGGATCTGGTGCAGCAACTGCTGTGCTGCGCCATCAGCTGTCTTCTGTGTCTTCGATAGACTTTATGGCAACAGCTGGACTACGTTCCCTTATTGGAGTACAGACATTTCGGTGAGAATTTGCCTTTTCTGTGTTTTCCTTCCCTATTTCACATCCTAATTCTTTGGTGTTTCCTGCTTCAGTCAGATTTCACCAAATTCAACAGCAACTTCTGGAATTGCTCTCTCATTGAGAGACGGATCTGTTAATCTGTCAAACGGCTGGACTCGCCAATTATCTGAAGACACTGTTGGCAATGTATGTCCCCTTGTATTTAGTGCTCTTTTCATGTGTCCTAAACACTTTATTCATAATATGTGACTAACATAAGCAAGTAAGTTCACTTCGGACGACAATAACAATACGAGAACCTAGCTATTCGAAAAACATGATTGCAACATGTGCACGATCTATAATGTCAACCAGAGATGCTGAAGAAACGGTTTGGAGTTTGTATATGATTATATGCAAACCATTATCTCTTTAATTTCAATATATTTTCTAGTTTTGGACTTGCAGTGCAAAATTCCTCTAGCCGATTAGGTTTACGCAAACTTTTAGACCATATACAGCTAATGTCCGACAGTAAATAAATGAATATTATACTATCCAAAAGTTGATCCATGTCCAGTACGTGGTGTTGACTGTTCATAACCTAGAACTTGTGGCTTATGCAACCCCGTTTCCAGTCCATGCCCAGAAATCAGGTGTCAATTGTACCTTGGTGGATAAATTACAATATTGACAGAGATTACGTTTATAGAAATTTCAAGTTCCATGCAAATCCAAATTTTGCCATTATTTCGTCCTCTGGTTACTCTCCAGTGAGGCATCTTGGCATAGTTACTCGTTTTATctttatatagtactccctccgtcccaaaataactgtctcaagtttagtacaactttgtactagagctagttcaaaattgagacacttattttgggacggagggagtatatgcttgtGGTTATCTTCTCTATCTAGATAGCTAACTCCCACTAACCTATTTCtcccaacatgcaagcatgccacctcatcaCATGCAACACGCATGGAAAAAGGCCCACCTCAATATGCAACCATGCATAGGAAAAAGGCCACCTCAACATGCATGATAGTTTCCATTCTATAATGCTATTTATATTTATTAAATACTTTGCAAGTATACAATAATCAAACCCAACAAATCATTTGTACTTTAGCTTTTATTGAAATATATTGCATGACATCTCTGCGGCAACGTGCGGGGTATAGGATAGTTTGTTACTGATACCACAGGGTTGACTGTTCATGTTGTTTAAGTTTTATGTCTGTTGTTTGGATAAGCTGATGCTGATTTTTTGCTTGTATGCTACTTCATTTTTTCCCCATCCTCCAGATACAACTTGTCCTTGGTACTGAATCAAATATATCTGTCGGATGGCAAAAGAAGGATGAAAAAAGGTCTGCTGCAGGAGAAATAAAGGTAGTTCTCATTTACAAAACCAACTTAGCTGTAAATCTTATTTAGAAAACCGATTTGGTTATCTATAAGCGAATAATTGACAGAATTTTTTCAAGAAGGATTTTTTTGGAAACATATAGTTGACATTCCAAGTTTCCGCAACATTTATTTCTAGTTCTGAATAGTGTCATATTGTTCTGTTCCGAATAATCTACTGCGTTCCTTTTCTTTTGCACAGCTCCCCATTATATATTATTTGAGTCAACATATCCTCATTATATATTGTGATGCACCTGGCTTTGTGGTAAAATTGTGGACCACTGAACATGCAATATTGTCTGTTTGATTCAGCTTTAATATGTCTGACCTGTGGTTGAAGGACAATATGATTTGCATATGTAGATTTAATTTGAATTGGTCTGACTGTACTGGGTTCATGAACTAATTGTGTATTTTTCATTTCACCATTTCACCGCTTGCATTAGGCAACAGTTGGATACTTGCCCTGTATTAACTATATACTTCCTTTTCTCCCCAGTTTGGTACTAATTCATTTGGGGCGTCTGCTCATTACACCCATCGTTTCTCCTCAAAGTCCCATGGTCGTATTGCTGGTAGAGTTGGAAGGTATATACCGCTGTGATCTTACTTCTATCTGGCCATGTAAACCTCACCGCTTTGCATTTTTTTGATAAACCGGTATACGAGTTTGTaacttctctctcttctctcttgaACTGCTTATTTGCAGCACGGCCCTTGATTTTGAAATTGGAGGAGGAAGACGGATATCAGAGTTCAGTACTGTAAGGATGCTCTATAATATAGGAATCCAGGTGAATATGCTTGCTTCTAAGGTCTCCTGTGTTGGATGTGTTCTCAGTTTGCTTCTTTATTTCTCCTTTTGCCTCTTCATTATTGCCAAAACTTTATTTATTTATCCCCTTGAGTGAAATAATAAtagaaaatactccctccatcccataatataagagcgtttgacACTAGTGcagtgtcaaaaatgctcttatattatgggacgaagggagcacAAAATAGTATTAACTACTGATTCAAGCAGTAATGGGTAATGAAGCAAACGACTCTTGCATGTTCATTGTTTGTCCAATACAAAAACCAGAATATGAATTGTAACTAGGAAATTGCAGTTGATACTACTCCCTCCTTATCAAAATATAATACGTATTTTGCTCTAAATCTAGACCAAAaagcgtcttatattttgatagagGGAGTATTTGATAACATGCAGCAACCATGCATTCATGATCATGTAATCTTAGCTATTTTTCATCTCATGGAACAGTTTCACTAGTTTGTGTACGATTCGTGTTGCATGTTATTACACAGCCAGTTATCTTAATATTCATTATTTGCTCTGAGATGCAGGGTGTCACTTGGAAATTTGAGTTGAATCGTGCTGGGCAAAAGTTAGTTATCCCAGTAAGTTGAGCTATTACACCTCTGAATCCTGCCTGTTTTTTATCTGATAGTATAGATGTACATGTAGCATAAATTTTACAGaactattccctccgttcctaaatataagcctttttagatattccaatatggactacatacgaagcaaaatgagtgaatctacactctaaaatgcgtctatatacatccgcatgtaatTTGtactgaaatctctaaaaaggcttatatttaggaacggagcgaGTATAAGGCAGTCTCATTTACTTGCAGCTATGGATCCCTGTACTGTAACACAGTGGGGTAGATCGTAAACTTGTTGGATTTCACTGAATTCTTCAGTAACTGTGCAGGTCTTGCTTTCAACTGACTTCAATGCGTTATTCGTCACCGGCGCATTTGCTATTCCTTCAACTCTatattttctacttcaggttctaaTATTCCTGACCTACTTGCATTCTTACCCTGGCAGAAATGTGTGAACTGATAGTTGCATGTAGATAAGGCAGCTCACTTTTGTTACCTTTGCTGCATCCGTAATGTGGTTACTAAAGCCAAGCTGTGGTGTCTTATTGTTTGACAGACATATGTTGTGAAGCCTTATTATCTAAGGCGAGAAAAGCAGAAGACACTTGAAAAAATGGATAGCTTGTCTACACAGGTAGAATCAGTGTTTGTGTTCTTGCTTATGTACCAGCTTATGTACTTCATCACATAAAAGGCAAATTGGTTAACTTTTGTGTTTGAGTCATCACATATTTTTGTTTAAGGAAATAGtcatctatatttggttgttactACATGTTAGTTCAGTTTGTGAAGGCTCTATATGGCACAGATAACTTGGGTTAGCCCATTTGGCAAGATGCATACTTGTGACTAGTTATTTACTTCTCCTTAACATAATTTATTAGTAtgtagtatgtactccctccgtctcaaaataaatgtcttgagtttagtacaaatttgtactagagctagtacaaagttgagacacttattttgggacggagggagtatttagataATAAATCGGATTGTTGTTTCTCAGTTTCTGCTACTTGCGGCATTTAGCTTATACCCCTCGACTGCATTGGTGGCAGTGTTTTTCTTGTCGAAATTTCATATATTTTTTATGATATTAACTCATCTAGTGATTGAAGGCGTATTTTCCTGTGTCATGTATACTTACTGAAGACATCGTTCTCTGTATAGCTAACAGAAGCTAGACAAGCAGCTAAGAAGTCACAAAGATTGCTGGAACCTGTCTCTAATCGCAAGAAGAATAAACAGCAGGAGAGTGATGGTCTGGTAATCACAAAAGCTCTGTATGGCAATCATAAAAAGGTCAAAGAGAGTAGTCAATTGAGTGAGATAGATGATAACGTGGCTTCACAAGTATTAGATGTGACAATCCCACTCAACTTCCTCGTGACCGAGGCAGGTCAGCTCAAGGTATGTTTCAGTCATATTGTTTATAAGTTAAGTTATTTATGTGAACTATAAACCTAGCACTTGACAAGATGAAGAACCGTGAGTTGTGTTTCTGTTAGAAGGCCAATAATAGCAGTATGGTACTTGTGGATTGCAACTTGCAAATGAAGGCTGTCATAAAACTATCATATATTTCTTAAAACAATCCATGCATTCGAAATTTATCTTTTGTAAAGTAAATCTCTGTTCTTTTTTTACTACCTTCGGTTTCTCGTTTCAGCAAGACATGTTAGGCTAGCAATTCCTCTTTGGACTGTAGATGCTCCAGGAAGAGGGTTTGATTAAGTTCTCCTGGGTCTGTTAGAGcagtaattaaattaattaaactttTTTGGAGGTTGATAGTTTATTTATTGAGGAAGAGTCAATCCTTCTCTTCTCACTTCAAGATTGATCATCTCGAGCCATCTGTTGAGGGTGGAAATTTAAGAATAAATAAGTTTTAAGCAAACTTGTTTAGTCGTCTACTGTACTAGGTCGCTTATTTGCATAAACATGCTCTGATATTGAAGGTATAGAACAATCGAGGAATAGCTTGCATGTATCCATTTTATATTTATAAGTTTTGCCTCCTAAATAGTGTGCATGAATTTAAGGAAACCAAAATTGGTCCCCATATTATATATGCAACTAATCATCTCTCAGATACCCGCGTTCAATGCGGTTGTCAGAACAAGTCAGCTTCAGTCCCCATTACTATTAATGAATGAGATCATGAATATATCATATTCTCTCCTTTCAAGGCCCCTGCACGTTTCATGGTTCAGTTTAGCCAGCAATTGGGCCAATAAAATGTGGGTTTATGTGTCACGACTCACAATGTGAATCCAACGGCATCTGTTTTGTATCGCACAGCCCACGCTTTATTGGTCTAATTGTTGGTCAACTTAAATCTTTAATTGCACGTGCGCCTTACATAAAAAAGAGAGGGGAAATTACATAATAAATATGGCTAAAGATCTAGTGCATGTTACTTTTGCTCCAGTGCTAGGTTACATTTCATTATATTTTACATCTCCAGACTGGCTGTGATGCATTGCACTCTTCTTTGAGATTAAGTAGGTTAAACCATTTGGCACATGTATCTGGTTATCCGACTGAATGTCCTCTTTCTGCCGCCTTCAGCTTCACGAGGGGATAAAGAAGTCTGGAATAATGGGCTTCTATGATCCTTGCCCCGGAGATCCGAAGCTACTGCTCGTCGAATACATCTTTCATGGTCGGCAATACAAGGTAAGAGGATTATTACCATCCATATTATGTACAACTGTTTGCATGTCTGTATTGTGCCCTCGTCAATAATACAAAATTGTTGAACTTTTCCTTTGTTTGCAGGTAATGGCAGATGATTACGGTGCACTGTCGATACCACAAGACATTCATGAGATTTGACCTGAGGGAGTTGGTCCAAATCAGCGTTTGAACACTTTTGAGTCGCACTGTAACCATCATAGTTTTCGTGTGCTGATATGCTCTTTCTGGTTTTGGGTATCATTTCTCTATGTGAGCCCCCTTTTGTTGTATACTACTACATGAGTGGGCTTGTGCCACCTAGATGAGTAATAGAGGGCATGTCCCAAGAATAAGATGAGCCAATAATAGGTTTACAGCATTTAGCCTTGGAAGGTTCAGCTTTGTTTGGTTGTTGATTTTTGGTTGGAAGCATATCTTGTTCAGCGGAAGCATATCTCTCCGTTGATGTTTGGTTGTTGATTTGCGAAGGTTCAGCTTTGTTTCTTGCTGCACATGCATCTGTCTGCTTGTGTCCGACAGTGTGATGCCTTGTTCCAGTATTTGCTTCACCTGCTGTGTTTGGTCTAGCATTATGTAGTCTTAGCAATcatcttttttcttttgggccATATGTCGTCTCCTTGTTTCATAAGTGCTGGCCTGCGTGTATCTGTTCAAACGCGATGGCTTCAAAAACTGAGCTCAGCTGCAGACAAATCGTTTGCATGCGGACCATCATCTCAAGTAATATTTTTTTGCTCGCACTGGCAGGCAGATACGCAAATCCATCATCTGATACCTCATCATAAACTAAGAAGCATAGACACCAAACGCTAATCCCAATCACTAACTCCCTGCACCGAAGCGAATAAGATGGTTGGTTCAGGTGAGGAGAGGATTAGAGCATCTCttttgctggagctgcgcccctgtCTTTGCCATGTTCCTAGACCGGCTAACACATCGTCCTGTGCCTATGCTACATGGCAGGTTGACGGTGGATTCTCCGGCTGCTCGGTGGATCGCATTTGCGTTAACCTGCTGTCGACCAAGACCGGCCTGACCGCCTGCGTGGTTTCTTTAGGGAGATTCTCCATTCGCTTTAGATTTGGACCAGATCAAGACTTGGGATCTAAGGTAGCTTAGTCATGCAGGCTACAAAAAAGGCAGGGTAACAAAAACACCACTTAGAGCATGGCTATGATGTTGTCATGTCATCTAAAGTCACCATAAGTCACCATttttttttcccgcaaaaaaaagtcaCCACTTTTAGCTATAAGGTTTAGGGGCTATAAGAGTAGTAGTGTTTTTTCTCACATTCTCTTTATctttttcttcatatttattgtctgTTTAGGAGCATGCATAGAGTTAGATTGTTGCATAAGAGACCACTTCCTTTACTTTTTTATGCCGCTCTTCCACGTATAAGCAAAATTACCATGTAAGCAGACTATAAATCTACTACTGTGGATTTGTGGTAGGAGTACTTGCTCTTAGCAATACAGAAACATTAGCGGGGTGAAACAGCTTTGTGCGAGTAAAGGCGTCTCGCAGGGGCCCTAACACGTGTGCTCTTTCCGTTTGACATGACGCTGGATGCGGATCTAGATCCTTGGTACGGACCCTTTCCCTTGATTCGAGACAGTGCATGCTTTGTCGGTCGGCGATCCATGCTAAGTGATGGGTCCAACTTTATTCCGTG encodes:
- the LOC119336951 gene encoding chaperone protein dnaJ 13-like, translating into MAPEPEPEDGRELYALLHLSPESSDEEIRRAYRQFAQIYHPDKYQDAQMKDVATENFQRIRDAYEILSDENKRQIYDIYGMEGLNSGLELGPKLNKPEEIKRQLEELRRRKEEEKLFVHARSTGSILANISVPQYLDGDGIMGGMGMSSEIELPVSKQNTVTVGGNLVVNGTTGSGAATAVLRHQLSSVSSIDFMATAGLRSLIGVQTFRQISPNSTATSGIALSLRDGSVNLSNGWTRQLSEDTVGNIQLVLGTESNISVGWQKKDEKRSAAGEIKFGTNSFGASAHYTHRFSSKSHGRIAGRVGSTALDFEIGGGRRISEFSTVRMLYNIGIQGVTWKFELNRAGQKLVIPVLLSTDFNALFVTGAFAIPSTLYFLLQTYVVKPYYLRREKQKTLEKMDSLSTQLTEARQAAKKSQRLLEPVSNRKKNKQQESDGLVITKALYGNHKKVKESSQLSEIDDNVASQVLDVTIPLNFLVTEAGQLKLHEGIKKSGIMGFYDPCPGDPKLLLVEYIFHGRQYKVMADDYGALSIPQDIHEI